TCCAAAGATGGAGACCGCATCCTGTACGTACGGGACAACGCCCTCTGGATCATCGGAACAGACGGCGGGGAGCCGGAAAAGGTATTGGACCTGTTTTCCGAAGGAGAGGATCTCTTCGGTTTTTACGGTTATGTCTCCTGCCGTGATTTTATGGCATGGCGTCAGCCTTAAAGGCTCAGAAAAAAGATAGCCGGCGTTTACACCTGTTTGTATATACAATATATCTCAGTTTGCTTTAGGATAACGAAAGTGATATTTCAAAGTGGAAGGCCAGGAGAGAAGTCCGTTATCCTCCCTGGTTGAGGGTCCGGCATTATGGATCAGGAAAGGCACTCCGTCCGCCTGCCTCTTGTCCGAAACCACTCCTACATGGTCGTTAGGCGGGCCAAACACCACGATGTCGCCGCCCTGCCACTGCTTTAAATTTTCCGCATCCCACGGTTTAATCTCAGTGGTCAACTGTTCGGCGTATTTTTTGAAAAAGGCCTCCTGGTTCGGCACCCTGCGGAAATCGATATTGGGTTCGGGCGTGCCTGCCACACGGGGGTAATCGTCCGGATGAGCTTGTATATCCCGGTCCATCATGCGCTTTAAGTCGTAGCCCGCGTTTTGCAGCGCCCGCCAGATCACATCGGTGCAAACGCCCTCGTTTTCAGGCGGGTACCCTCCCGCATAATAGGCGTCCTTATATAAGGGCCTCGCCTCCAGGTCCTTGCGCGCCCCCTGGACAATATCGTCCAGGTCGTAGATGCCGTCACCGTCCTTGTCGCTGTCCAGAACAACCTTCTCGACAACACAGCGCTGTTCAACCAGCCCCTGTGGATCCAAGCGGGGCA
This region of Pelotomaculum schinkii genomic DNA includes:
- a CDS encoding DUF1287 domain-containing protein, producing MNKIKLLKTYETRIAKEGKTWLWVVKSLLLIVAAALLFGLFEWRYHYFNLPRLDPQGLVEQRCVVEKVVLDSDKDGDGIYDLDDIVQGARKDLEARPLYKDAYYAGGYPPENEGVCTDVIWRALQNAGYDLKRMMDRDIQAHPDDYPRVAGTPEPNIDFRRVPNQEAFFKKYAEQLTTEIKPWDAENLKQWQGGDIVVFGPPNDHVGVVSDKRQADGVPFLIHNAGPSTREDNGLLSWPSTLKYHFRYPKAN